The genomic region CCGTGGCCGAACGCACCTTGCACACCCGCATCATCGAAATCCCGGTGCTGTACAACGACCCCTGGACCCATGAAACCCTGATGCGTTTTCGCGACCGCCATCAGGACCCCACCGGCACCGACCTGGAATACGCAGCGCGGATCAACGGCCTGGCAAACGTGGAAGCGTTTATCGCGGCCCACAGTGGCGCGCCGTGGTTTGTCTCGATGGTGGGGTTTGTGGCGGGCTTGCCGTTCATGTTCCAGATGGTGGAGCGCGAGCGGCAGTTGCAGGTGCCCAAGTATTTGCGTCCACGCACCGACACGCCGAAATTGACCCTCGGCCACGGCGGCTGCTTCGGCTGTATTTATTCGGTGCGCGGCGCCGGCGGCTACCAGATGTTCGGCGTCACCCCGGCGCCGATCTATGACCCGCAACAGCAGTTGGCGTACCTCAAGGAACACATGGTGTTCTTCCGTCCCGGCGATATCGTGCAGTTCAAACCCATGGACCGGGAGGCCTATGACCTGGCGGTCGCGGAAGTGGAGACCGGGCGTTTCGACCTGCGCATCCGCCCGGTGGAATTTTCCCTCGACGCCTTTCTCGCCGACCCCATTGGCTACCCAAAAACCCTGCAGGAGGCGCTGGCATGATCAAGGTACTCAAACCCGGCCTTGCCACCTCCGTGCAGGACCTTGGCCGCGAAGGTTATTACCACCTCGGCATCCCGCCGTCCGGCGCGCTGGACCAATACGCGTTGAGCGCGGCCAACCATCTGGTGGGCAACCCCATCGGTGCCGCCGGGCTGGAATGCACGCTGATTGGCCCGGAACTGGAGTTTCAGCAGGACGCCCTGGTGGCGCTGTGCGGTGCGCTGATGTCGCCGCGCCTGGACGGTGTGGTAGTGCATCAGGACACCGCGTTTGAAGTACGTGCCGGGCAGGTGCTGCGCTTTGAATTTCCCAAGGCCGGCGCACGGACTTACCTGGCGGTGGCCGGTGGTATCGACGTGCCGCTGGTATTGGGCAGCCGGTCCACTTACACCCTGGGTGCGTTGGGCGGGTTTCACGGGCGGCGGCTGGTGGAGGGTGATGAATTGCCTGTGGGCGAGCCCAGCGGCAAAGGCCGGGCGGGGAATAGTTTGCCCATGGCGTTGCGTCAATCGGTGGGCGGGGACGTGACGTTGCGAGTAGTGCCGGGGCTGTATTACGAGCGACTGACGCCCGGCGCCAAAATCAGCTTTTTTGCCGAGCCCTGGACGGTCGGTTCGGAGGCTGATCGCATCGGCTATCGCTTCAAGGGCGGTAGCGCGTTGAGCTTTCAGCCACGGGAACAGCCGTTTGGTGCCGGGTCTGATCCGTCGAATATCGTCGACAGTTGCTACCCCATCGGCTCGATCCAGGTGCCGGCCGGGTTGGAGCCGATCGTGCTGCACCGGGACGCGGTGTCGGGCGGTGGCTACGCGATGATTGGTACGGTCATCAGTGCCGACCTGGATTTGATCGGGCAGATGCAACCGAACCAGCGGGCGGGGTTTGTGGCGGTGACGCTGGAGGAGGCACTGGAGGCGCGGCGGGTGTACAAGAAGCGGTTGAAGGTGATGGGTGGGTTGTTTAATACCTGATGTCACCACCGAACCCAATGTGGGAGCGGGCTTGCTCGCGAAAGCGGAGTGTCAGTCAATACATCCGGTGACTGATACACCGCCTTCGCGAGCAAGCCCGCTCCCACATTTTGATCCGGGTTGTGTCAGAACAACTTGGTGAATAGCCAGTACAGGCTACCCGACAACAGAATCGCCGCCGGCAATGTCAGCACCCAGGCCATCAGCAAGTTGCGGATGGTCTTCATCTGCAACCCACCACCATTCGCCACCATGGTCCCGGCCACACCGGACGACAGCACATGGGTGGTGGACACCGGCAAACCATACATGTCCGCCGCGCCGATGGTCAGCATCGCCACCATCTCGGCCGAGGCGCCCTGGGCGTAGGTCAGGTGGGTCTTGCCGATCTTCTCGCCCACGGTCACCACGATGCGCTTCCAGCCGACCATGGTTCCCAGGCCGAGGGCGATGGCCACGGCGATCTTGACCCACAGCGGGATAAACCGTGTGGCGTTGTCGATCTGTTGCTTGAACAGTTGCAGCTTGTTCTGGGTGTCGGCGTCGAAGTTGCCGACCTTGCCCTTGTCCATCAGGCGGATGGTTTCGCTGGTCAGGTACATGTCGTTACGCACGTTGCCCACGGCCTCGGCCGGTACGGCGGCGAGGGAGCCGTAGCTCTTCACTTCTTCACCGATATGCCCGGTGATGGAGGCGAGGGCGGGCACCAGTTCCGGCGTGGCTTCCTTGGTGCGTACGTAGGTCGACAAGGTGGCGCGCGAGTCGGCAGGCGCCAGTTGCGGCGCCGCTTTTACCAGGGCTGCCTGGGTCACTTCGGCCACGGCGGCAAACTGCAACGACTCACCGGCCGGCATGGTGCGGTTCAGCGCGTAGGCCATCGGCAGGGTGCCTACCAGGATCAACATGATCAGGCCCATGCCCTTTTGGCCGTCGTTGGACCCGTGGGCAAACGACACACCGGTGCAGGTGGCGATCAGCATGCCGCGAATCCACCAAGGCGGCGGGGTGTCGCCTTTTGGTGCCTTGTAGAGCGAGCGGTTTTTCACGAAGGCCCGCAGCGCCAGCAACAGTAGGGCGGCGAAGGCGAAGCCGATCAGCGGCGACAACAACAGTGCGTAACCGATCTTGATCGCCTGGCCCCAGTCCACACCGCTGGTGCCGTCACGGCCATGCATCAGAGCGTTGGCCACGCCCACGCCGATGATCGAGCCGATCAAGGTGTGGGACGACGACGCCGGCAAACCCAGCCACCAGGTGCCGAGGTTCCACAGGATCGCGGCGATCAACAGCGCGAAGATCATTGCAAAGCCGGCCGAGGAGCCGACCTGCAGAATCAGCTCCACCGGCAGCAGGGCGATGATGCCGAACGCCACCGCGCCGCTGGACAGCAGCACGCCGAGGAAGTTGAAAAAGCCCGACCACACCACCGCGAAATGCGGCGGCAACGAGTTGGTGTAGATCACCGTGGCCACCGCGTTGGCGGTGTCGTGGAAACCGTTGACGAACTCGAAGCCCAGGGCAATCAACAGCGCCACACCCAGCAGCAGGAACGGCGTCCAGGTGGTGACCACCGTGCCGAGCTCGTGCATGTCGTGCATCAGGCTGTAGGCGGTGAACAACAGGCCCATGGCGAGTACGGCGAAGAAAACGATCACCGTCACCAGGCCGGGTTTCTTGTCCAGGCGCGGTTTGGGGTCGTTGGTGACGGAGGCGGTGGAGGCGGTCAGCGAAGGGGTTGCCATGCCGGAACATCCAGTGTTGAGGGAGGATATCCGTCATGATCGTTGCAGAATGTTACAGAGATGCTGCGGTAAATCAGTGTTTCCAGATTTGGGATGGCCGCTGGTCTACAAAACACTGCCGATCAAATGTGGGAGCTGGCTTGCCTGCGATAGCGGTGTATCAGTCACCACCGCTATCGCAGGCAAGCCAGCTCCCACATTGATCGCATTTCAAATTCAATAATCCTTGCGCTTGCGAAACGCCCAACGCCCGGCAATCAGGGTAAACGTCGCCACCAGTGCCACCAGAATCCAGAAGCCTTCAGGGTCAGTGGAAAGCGGCACGCCACCGACGTTCATGCCAAAAAAGCCGGCAATGATGTTGATCGGCAATGCCAGCACCGTGACCACGGTCAGGGTGAACAGCGTGCGGTTGCTCTGCTCGTTGAGGTTGGCAGCGATCTCTTCCTGCAACAGCTTGATGCGCTCGCCCAACGCCATCAGGTCGTTGATGATCAGCGCAAACTCCTCGGTGGATTTGCGCAACTCCTTTACGTCTTCCTTCTGCAACCATTGCGGCGGGCGGTTGAGCAGCCGCAGCAACGAGCCCGGCTCCAGCGCCAGCAGCCGTTGCAGGCGCACCAGCACCCGGCGCGCGGCGCCCAGTTCAGCGCGGTTGGTGGACAGACGCGACGACAGCAACTGGTCCTCGATCTGGTCGACGCTGAGGCTGGTCTTGCGCACGATCTGCGTCAGCACCTCGCCTTGGTCCCGCAGCAGATGCACCAGCAGTTCCAGCGGCGAGCGAAAGTGTTCACCGGCCTTCACTGATGAGCGCAGCTTGTCCACCGAGTGCAGCGGTTGCAGGCGCGCGCTGATCAACAGTCGGCTGCGGGCGCACACCCACAAGGTGGAAATGTCTGAAGAGACCATGCTGCTGAAGTTGAAGACCACGTCGTTGACCACCGCCAGCAAGGCCGAGTCCACGTGTTCGATGCGGGTGGAACGCGAGCCTTCGTGCAAGGCCTCGAAGAATTCTTCCGGCAGGTTCAGGTGCGCCTGCATCCAGCGCTCGCAGGCGGCGTGGGCCAGATTCAGGTGCAGCCAGAGAAATTCGTCGGGATCACCGGGTTGCTGCAAGGCCGCCAGGGCAGTGGCTGAGTCAATCTGTTCGCCCTTTTCACCGGGGCGAAAACGAAAACCGTAAAGCAAGCCAAACAGGTCGGAATCCTGGTGGCTGTGGTCGATGCTGTGGTTCATGGAGGCTCGCAGGGAAAGTGCCTGTAGGAGATTTCACAGGTTCACTTGGAGCGCATCATGGCAACTGAATTTGACGCTTTTGTGACGGTTTGAGGTGGCCGTCAATCGCCTGCGGGCAAACTGAAGCTGAACACCGTGCCGTCCTGCTCGCTGGAAGACACTTCCAGCCGCCCGCCATGGGCGTCGGCAATCTGTTTGACGATGTACAAACCCAGGCCCAGCCCGGCCTGGGGCAGGGCGCCCGTCGGTCGGGAGTAGGGCTGGAACAGCAGCGGCATGGCTTGCTCACTGATCAGCCCAAGGTTTTTCACCGTTAACTCAAACGTGCCGGCGTTGACCTGTGCACTGACTTCAACCGGCCCTTCGGGACTGCCGTGGCTGATGGCGTTGGCCACCAGGTTGGAGAGCAGTTGCGCCAGCCGCTCGCGGTCGCCTTTCACGCCGTTGAGATTGCCGATGCGGGCGTGGATCAGCCGCTTGGGGTGCACGTGCTGCACCTCGTCCACCACATGCTG from Pseudomonas yamanorum harbors:
- a CDS encoding 5-oxoprolinase subunit B family protein, whose product is MAESSPIRYSFGGDEHLFAEVSESMSLEAFFKGMAVTRAVERLALDGVLDVCLANASFQIRFDPDRIAPHLLLDAVQSAEAQAVAERTLHTRIIEIPVLYNDPWTHETLMRFRDRHQDPTGTDLEYAARINGLANVEAFIAAHSGAPWFVSMVGFVAGLPFMFQMVERERQLQVPKYLRPRTDTPKLTLGHGGCFGCIYSVRGAGGYQMFGVTPAPIYDPQQQLAYLKEHMVFFRPGDIVQFKPMDREAYDLAVAEVETGRFDLRIRPVEFSLDAFLADPIGYPKTLQEALA
- a CDS encoding 5-oxoprolinase subunit C family protein, whose protein sequence is MIKVLKPGLATSVQDLGREGYYHLGIPPSGALDQYALSAANHLVGNPIGAAGLECTLIGPELEFQQDALVALCGALMSPRLDGVVVHQDTAFEVRAGQVLRFEFPKAGARTYLAVAGGIDVPLVLGSRSTYTLGALGGFHGRRLVEGDELPVGEPSGKGRAGNSLPMALRQSVGGDVTLRVVPGLYYERLTPGAKISFFAEPWTVGSEADRIGYRFKGGSALSFQPREQPFGAGSDPSNIVDSCYPIGSIQVPAGLEPIVLHRDAVSGGGYAMIGTVISADLDLIGQMQPNQRAGFVAVTLEEALEARRVYKKRLKVMGGLFNT
- a CDS encoding inorganic phosphate transporter, translating into MATPSLTASTASVTNDPKPRLDKKPGLVTVIVFFAVLAMGLLFTAYSLMHDMHELGTVVTTWTPFLLLGVALLIALGFEFVNGFHDTANAVATVIYTNSLPPHFAVVWSGFFNFLGVLLSSGAVAFGIIALLPVELILQVGSSAGFAMIFALLIAAILWNLGTWWLGLPASSSHTLIGSIIGVGVANALMHGRDGTSGVDWGQAIKIGYALLLSPLIGFAFAALLLLALRAFVKNRSLYKAPKGDTPPPWWIRGMLIATCTGVSFAHGSNDGQKGMGLIMLILVGTLPMAYALNRTMPAGESLQFAAVAEVTQAALVKAAPQLAPADSRATLSTYVRTKEATPELVPALASITGHIGEEVKSYGSLAAVPAEAVGNVRNDMYLTSETIRLMDKGKVGNFDADTQNKLQLFKQQIDNATRFIPLWVKIAVAIALGLGTMVGWKRIVVTVGEKIGKTHLTYAQGASAEMVAMLTIGAADMYGLPVSTTHVLSSGVAGTMVANGGGLQMKTIRNLLMAWVLTLPAAILLSGSLYWLFTKLF
- a CDS encoding transporter, encoding MNHSIDHSHQDSDLFGLLYGFRFRPGEKGEQIDSATALAALQQPGDPDEFLWLHLNLAHAACERWMQAHLNLPEEFFEALHEGSRSTRIEHVDSALLAVVNDVVFNFSSMVSSDISTLWVCARSRLLISARLQPLHSVDKLRSSVKAGEHFRSPLELLVHLLRDQGEVLTQIVRKTSLSVDQIEDQLLSSRLSTNRAELGAARRVLVRLQRLLALEPGSLLRLLNRPPQWLQKEDVKELRKSTEEFALIINDLMALGERIKLLQEEIAANLNEQSNRTLFTLTVVTVLALPINIIAGFFGMNVGGVPLSTDPEGFWILVALVATFTLIAGRWAFRKRKDY